A portion of the Pedobacter cryoconitis genome contains these proteins:
- a CDS encoding AAA family ATPase, with protein sequence MQEKIYVENFGPISSVEIEIKDINVFIGTTSSGKSTIAKLISVFKSDQLHYKPEWFDGSQGESSSYILQFNKLLVSYNIDFPIKSNTLIRYEKNGQFYEIKNGNINSNYSLYSNPGHCNAIYIPAERNLFSTLSQSIFSLISSDIALPKWLLDFGKKFENARRDIKFLDIDFLDIKYRFSEGNDIIELKNKETIKLSQGSSGLQSVIPLMMVIQHLTEDINNIDKEVNYDLFVVEEPEMNLYPSSQKELLEFIIQRVKRCKDKLIITTHSPYILTTLDNLVQAGNVNIKDPKTRSMLGKIVPDSLWTDFDKVSCYFFDGGTAKTTLDHELRTLGSSKIDDVSENLSTVFDAILSLKYQDK encoded by the coding sequence ATGCAGGAAAAGATATACGTAGAAAATTTTGGGCCTATTTCTAGTGTTGAAATAGAAATTAAAGACATTAACGTATTTATAGGAACGACTTCAAGCGGAAAAAGCACAATTGCAAAATTGATCTCTGTTTTTAAAAGTGACCAGCTACATTATAAACCAGAATGGTTCGATGGTTCACAGGGGGAAAGTTCTTCCTATATTCTGCAATTTAATAAATTATTGGTTAGTTATAATATTGATTTTCCAATAAAAAGTAATACGCTGATCCGGTACGAAAAGAATGGACAATTTTATGAGATTAAGAACGGAAATATTAACAGCAATTATTCACTTTACAGTAATCCTGGACATTGCAATGCTATTTATATTCCTGCAGAGCGGAATCTTTTTTCTACGCTTTCGCAATCCATTTTCAGCCTGATCAGCAGCGATATTGCACTTCCAAAGTGGCTTCTTGATTTTGGGAAAAAGTTCGAGAACGCCAGAAGGGATATAAAATTCCTTGACATCGATTTTCTTGATATCAAATATAGATTTTCAGAGGGCAACGACATTATTGAGCTTAAGAATAAGGAAACAATTAAACTTTCTCAGGGATCAAGCGGGCTTCAATCAGTAATTCCTTTGATGATGGTTATTCAGCATTTAACGGAGGATATTAATAATATAGATAAAGAGGTAAACTATGATCTTTTTGTAGTTGAAGAACCAGAAATGAATCTATATCCTTCTTCTCAGAAAGAGCTATTGGAATTTATTATTCAACGGGTAAAAAGATGTAAAGACAAACTGATTATTACCACACATAGTCCATATATATTAACCACTCTTGATAATCTTGTTCAAGCAGGAAATGTCAATATCAAAGACCCGAAAACAAGGAGTATGCTTGGAAAAATTGTACCAGATTCATTGTGGACTGATTTTGACAAAGTATCCTGTTATTTTTTCGATGGTGGAACTGCAAAAACTACTTTAGATCATGAATTACGTACATTAGGCTCTTCAAAAATAGATGATGTTTCTGAAAACTTAAGTACTGTATTTGATGCTATACTTTCTTTAAAATATCAGGATAAATGA
- a CDS encoding efflux RND transporter permease subunit — protein MKNFFISHKNPLLVVLILILAGGLFSYQRLKTSLFPEITFPKIKIIADAELQPVDQMMITVTRPLENAVKQVPDLHVVRSTTSRGSCEISAYMNWNADIDLSQQRIESQIGKIRNSLPPGVNISVEKMNPSILPVSGYTLESHTESPIALKKLATYTIKPFLSQVDGVSEIRVIGGKDKEYWIQLDRQKMSALSISPDLLNTVLTQTNFIKSNGYLSDYNYLYLSITDAIIKTKTDLENLIVSKKNNRIVKVKDIGEVKIQEAVAYTRINANGKDAILVAVIKQPNANLVDLSAQLQEKIVELRKILPKGVTIKPYYQQADFVEASVKSVSDSLLIGLVLAIVVAIIFLRSVRASATILITIPITLCLTVMVLYGIGYSLNIMTLGAIAAAIGLIIDDAIVVVEQIHRTHEEYPEEPTVNLLKKAIDYLFPAMLGSSISTIVIFVPFILMTGVAGSYFQVMTNTMIITLVCSFFVTWIGLPVVYLLLTKDAASNSVKSVVHQVHQQNWVYYFIKKPWISYVSMVILAVIIFLILPRLETGFLPEMDEGSVVVDYTSPAGTSLVETDRMLKEVEKLIIKIPEVQTYSRRTGTQMGFFITEPNTGDYLIQLKADRKRSTEEVISEIRAKIQASQPALVIDFGQVIGDMLGDLMSSTQPVEVKIFGNDQDKLKALSKQIAALIGKVTGTADVFNGIVIAGPSVNIQPDFALLAQYGITPGDFQFQVQNALQGNIIGNVYDQQQLTPIRMIYPGSKQFGVADVSKLQLFLPGGGVVPVQHLASVAIKAGDAEIKRENLQSIGVVTARLESRDLGSVMADIQKEIGAKINLPAGYHIEYGGAYAEQQQSFKELLTILAASSLLVFSVILFLFKDFKIAFLILIISLLGISGSYLALYLTHTPLNVGSYTGLIMIVGIIGENAIFTFLQFKESLKDKNVEEAIVYSISTRLRPKLMTALGAIIALMPLALGIGAGAQMHQPLAIAVIGGFIIALPLLLIVLPSMIRRLYEDK, from the coding sequence ATGAAAAACTTCTTTATTTCCCATAAAAATCCGCTGCTGGTCGTATTGATCCTGATATTGGCGGGTGGACTGTTTTCTTATCAGCGGTTAAAAACTTCTTTGTTCCCGGAGATTACTTTTCCTAAAATAAAGATTATCGCAGATGCAGAATTGCAGCCTGTAGATCAGATGATGATCACAGTGACACGGCCGCTGGAAAATGCAGTGAAACAAGTGCCAGATCTTCATGTAGTGAGAAGCACAACCAGCAGAGGAAGCTGTGAGATTTCTGCTTACATGAACTGGAATGCTGATATTGATTTGAGTCAGCAAAGGATTGAATCTCAAATCGGGAAGATTAGAAATAGCTTGCCTCCGGGCGTAAATATTTCGGTAGAGAAAATGAATCCCTCGATTCTTCCGGTAAGTGGGTATACTTTAGAGAGCCATACGGAATCACCGATAGCGCTGAAAAAATTAGCTACTTATACGATTAAACCATTTTTGTCGCAGGTCGATGGGGTTTCGGAGATCAGGGTAATCGGTGGAAAAGATAAGGAATACTGGATTCAGCTGGACCGGCAGAAAATGAGTGCTTTGTCTATTAGTCCGGATTTACTGAATACGGTACTTACGCAGACAAATTTTATCAAATCCAATGGTTACTTATCAGATTATAACTATCTGTATTTATCAATTACCGATGCGATTATCAAAACAAAAACGGATCTGGAAAACCTGATTGTCAGTAAAAAGAATAACAGAATAGTTAAGGTCAAAGATATTGGTGAGGTCAAAATACAAGAAGCAGTAGCTTATACCCGGATTAATGCAAACGGTAAAGATGCGATCCTGGTTGCCGTGATTAAACAGCCGAATGCAAATCTGGTTGATTTGTCGGCGCAGCTACAGGAAAAGATAGTGGAGCTTAGAAAAATATTACCAAAAGGAGTAACGATCAAGCCTTATTATCAACAGGCTGATTTTGTAGAAGCATCGGTTAAAAGTGTCAGTGATAGTCTATTGATCGGATTGGTTTTAGCAATTGTTGTGGCCATTATTTTCTTACGTTCTGTGAGGGCGAGTGCAACGATACTGATTACCATCCCAATTACGCTGTGTTTAACTGTGATGGTGCTTTATGGGATTGGATATTCCTTGAATATTATGACTTTAGGTGCCATTGCAGCGGCTATAGGGTTGATTATAGACGATGCTATAGTTGTAGTGGAACAGATTCACCGGACGCATGAGGAATACCCGGAAGAGCCTACTGTTAATTTGCTTAAAAAGGCAATAGATTACTTATTTCCGGCGATGTTGGGATCTTCTATCAGTACAATCGTAATCTTCGTTCCGTTTATTTTAATGACTGGAGTTGCTGGCTCTTATTTTCAGGTGATGACCAATACGATGATTATCACATTAGTGTGCTCGTTTTTTGTAACCTGGATAGGTTTACCGGTGGTATATTTACTGTTAACAAAGGATGCTGCTTCCAATTCAGTTAAATCGGTCGTGCATCAGGTGCATCAGCAAAACTGGGTTTATTATTTTATAAAAAAGCCCTGGATCAGTTATGTTTCTATGGTGATTTTAGCGGTCATTATCTTTTTAATTCTGCCGCGGTTGGAAACTGGATTTCTGCCAGAAATGGATGAAGGTAGTGTCGTAGTCGATTATACTTCTCCTGCGGGAACTTCACTGGTGGAAACAGACCGGATGTTAAAAGAGGTGGAAAAATTGATTATTAAGATACCAGAGGTACAAACTTACTCCCGCAGAACAGGTACTCAAATGGGATTCTTTATCACTGAACCTAATACTGGTGATTACCTGATCCAGCTAAAAGCAGACCGAAAAAGAAGTACAGAGGAGGTGATTAGTGAGATCAGAGCGAAGATACAAGCTTCTCAACCTGCATTAGTGATAGATTTTGGGCAGGTGATAGGAGATATGCTGGGTGATTTAATGAGTTCTACCCAGCCTGTTGAAGTTAAAATATTTGGTAACGATCAGGATAAGTTAAAGGCTTTATCAAAGCAGATTGCAGCACTGATCGGTAAGGTTACCGGAACTGCTGATGTGTTTAATGGGATCGTTATCGCTGGCCCGTCTGTTAATATTCAGCCTGATTTTGCCCTGCTGGCACAATATGGGATTACACCGGGAGATTTTCAGTTTCAGGTTCAAAATGCATTGCAGGGAAATATTATTGGGAATGTATATGATCAGCAGCAGCTTACACCAATCAGGATGATTTATCCGGGGAGTAAACAATTCGGAGTGGCTGACGTCAGTAAATTACAATTGTTTTTACCAGGTGGCGGCGTGGTTCCTGTTCAGCATCTTGCCAGCGTAGCTATAAAAGCTGGCGATGCAGAAATTAAAAGAGAAAATTTACAGTCCATTGGTGTGGTCACAGCAAGGCTGGAATCCAGAGATCTGGGAAGTGTAATGGCCGATATTCAAAAAGAAATTGGCGCAAAGATTAATCTGCCTGCGGGTTACCACATTGAATATGGCGGAGCTTATGCGGAACAGCAGCAGTCTTTTAAAGAGTTGCTTACTATTCTGGCAGCTTCAAGTTTACTCGTGTTTAGTGTAATCCTGTTTCTCTTTAAGGATTTTAAAATTGCTTTTCTTATTCTGATTATATCCTTATTGGGGATTTCGGGAAGTTACCTGGCTTTATATTTAACGCATACACCTTTAAATGTAGGAAGTTATACGGGGTTGATTATGATTGTGGGGATCATCGGGGAGAATGCAATCTTTACTTTCCTGCAATTTAAAGAATCTTTAAAGGATAAAAATGTAGAGGAAGCTATTGTTTATTCTATATCAACACGGTTAAGACCCAAGTTAATGACTGCTTTGGGTGCAATCATTGCACTAATGCCACTGGCTTTAGGAATAGGGGCAGGGGCGCAGATGCATCAGCCGCTGGCTATAGCAGTGATTGGTGGTTTTATTATCGCATTGCCATTACTGCTGATTGTTTTACCGAGTATGATAAGAAGGCTTTATGAGGATAAATAA
- a CDS encoding serine hydrolase, translated as MKLRIISALLLIASLNAVAQQPVIKADSRLNGLDTTFQRVLKTWNAAGFAVAVIQKNKVIYAKGFGYRDVANKLPVTSNTLFAIGSCSKAFTTTLVGKLQKEGKVNIDQPVNNYLPALKFYNEDMTNHITLRDMMSHRTGLSRFDMSWYLFNTSSADSLLKRIQYMEPNAGLREKWQYNNFMYMAQGALIEKITGKSWADNIKEKIFIPLGMTHSNINIPELLKGGEISKGYGVKPDHTLDQLDYFNIDGMAPAGAINSNVNDMAKWMSAWINNGKYEGKEIIPENFRNQAISSQAIVEGGLPEKESKDIYFGNYGFGWFLDSYKGHYRVEHGGNIDGFSAISSFFPADSIGVVVLSNQHGSKVPVVVKDIIVDRLLHLKYQDWISQIKNGQDKAELARDKEKKKTIIAPHHASTHPIADFAGSYSHPAYGTMKIYVENDSLFAKSKIRAYWLKQANYDIFEFYDKDPKDGVNTATGYAGFNLQFHMNLSGDIDGFEAQLESRLKPFLFVRAKNVKQAKAPE; from the coding sequence ATGAAATTAAGAATTATTAGTGCTTTGCTACTTATAGCATCGTTAAATGCTGTAGCTCAGCAACCAGTTATTAAGGCGGACAGCCGCTTGAATGGGTTAGACACTACTTTTCAACGGGTACTTAAAACCTGGAATGCCGCAGGTTTTGCTGTTGCCGTTATACAAAAAAACAAGGTGATTTATGCCAAAGGTTTTGGTTACCGGGATGTGGCAAATAAATTGCCTGTTACATCAAATACTTTATTTGCGATAGGCTCTTGTTCAAAGGCATTTACGACTACATTGGTTGGCAAGCTGCAAAAGGAGGGGAAAGTAAATATTGATCAGCCTGTAAATAATTATCTGCCCGCATTAAAGTTTTACAACGAGGACATGACCAATCACATTACGCTTCGTGATATGATGAGTCACCGGACGGGGTTGTCCAGGTTTGATATGTCCTGGTATTTATTTAATACATCTTCTGCTGACAGTCTTTTAAAACGTATTCAATATATGGAACCCAATGCAGGATTGAGAGAGAAATGGCAGTACAATAACTTTATGTATATGGCACAAGGGGCACTAATTGAGAAAATAACCGGTAAAAGCTGGGCAGATAACATCAAAGAGAAAATTTTTATACCATTGGGTATGACCCATTCAAATATTAATATACCTGAGCTTTTAAAAGGTGGAGAGATTTCTAAAGGATATGGTGTAAAACCTGATCACACATTAGATCAACTGGATTATTTTAATATTGACGGTATGGCACCTGCTGGTGCTATTAATAGTAATGTAAATGATATGGCGAAATGGATGAGCGCCTGGATCAATAACGGAAAATACGAAGGCAAAGAAATTATCCCCGAAAATTTCCGTAACCAGGCCATCAGTTCACAAGCTATTGTTGAGGGAGGTTTGCCAGAGAAGGAATCTAAGGACATTTATTTCGGAAACTATGGTTTCGGCTGGTTTCTGGATTCTTATAAGGGGCATTACCGTGTGGAACATGGCGGCAATATTGATGGATTTTCAGCTATTTCTTCCTTTTTTCCGGCAGATAGTATAGGCGTTGTTGTACTTAGCAATCAACATGGTTCAAAGGTGCCTGTTGTGGTGAAAGACATCATTGTTGACAGGCTGCTCCACCTGAAATATCAGGACTGGATTAGTCAAATTAAAAACGGGCAGGATAAAGCTGAACTGGCCAGGGATAAGGAAAAGAAAAAAACAATAATAGCTCCGCATCATGCTTCTACCCATCCTATAGCAGATTTTGCAGGGAGCTATAGTCATCCTGCTTACGGTACTATGAAGATTTATGTAGAGAATGACTCTCTGTTTGCAAAAAGTAAAATCCGTGCTTATTGGTTAAAACAAGCTAATTACGATATTTTTGAGTTTTATGATAAAGATCCTAAAGATGGAGTAAATACTGCTACAGGTTATGCTGGTTTTAATCTGCAGTTTCATATGAATTTATCCGGAGATATTGATGGTTTTGAAGCGCAGCTTGAAAGCAGATTAAAACCATTTTTATTTGTCAGAGCGAAAAATGTTAAACAGGCTAAGGCTCCTGAATAA
- a CDS encoding TolC family protein, whose amino-acid sequence MAHFKTHILFLVMAGFGLCPVRAQQPVRNLEYFYQEAVKRSPLLKDYHNQLQSSKIDSMRVKGGHLPQVSALANGMYAPVVNGYGFDEVLTNGKALEAVLNVNYNLASKKNINNQLEGIHLQADSIRFATGLSALDLQKAVTDQYITAFASQQQAAFNQEVYQLLHEEEIVLKKLTRANVYKQVDYLTFLVTFQQQQLQWKQAELQLKNDYSTLNYLTGIADTTAHELAEPMIEPVLLNVETGFFYQKFGIDSLKLINQRKAVDFNYKPKASVYANGGYNSSFAYQPYRNFGASAGFTVAVPIFDGHQRKMQYDKLSISQRTINVYKEFFQSQHTQQLNLLRQQIADQNGLYKQVSEQIKFTKSLIQVDSRLLQTGDIRIADFVIAINNYLAAQNLKRQTNITRLKLFNQLNYWNR is encoded by the coding sequence ATGGCACATTTTAAGACCCATATACTTTTTCTGGTGATGGCCGGATTTGGACTGTGTCCGGTTAGGGCACAGCAACCAGTTAGAAATCTTGAGTATTTTTACCAGGAGGCAGTTAAACGCAGTCCGTTGTTAAAAGATTACCACAATCAGCTACAAAGCAGCAAAATTGATAGTATGCGGGTTAAAGGAGGTCATCTTCCACAGGTTTCAGCATTGGCCAATGGAATGTATGCACCTGTGGTTAATGGTTATGGTTTTGATGAGGTGCTGACCAATGGGAAAGCCCTTGAAGCGGTACTGAATGTAAATTATAACCTGGCCAGTAAAAAGAATATCAATAACCAATTGGAAGGTATCCACCTGCAAGCTGATTCTATCCGGTTTGCGACTGGTCTTTCTGCACTGGATTTACAAAAAGCAGTAACAGATCAGTATATCACTGCATTTGCCAGTCAACAGCAAGCTGCATTTAACCAGGAAGTTTATCAACTGCTCCATGAAGAGGAAATCGTGTTGAAAAAGCTGACGCGTGCAAACGTCTATAAACAGGTAGATTACCTGACTTTTCTGGTTACTTTTCAGCAGCAGCAATTACAGTGGAAGCAAGCTGAACTGCAATTGAAAAATGATTATTCTACACTGAATTATTTAACTGGTATTGCTGATACTACTGCGCACGAATTAGCGGAACCAATGATTGAACCAGTCTTGCTCAATGTTGAAACTGGTTTTTTTTATCAAAAGTTCGGAATTGATAGTTTAAAGTTAATCAATCAGAGAAAAGCGGTTGACTTTAATTATAAGCCTAAAGCCAGTGTATATGCGAATGGTGGATACAATTCATCTTTTGCTTATCAGCCTTATCGGAATTTTGGTGCAAGTGCTGGTTTCACTGTTGCAGTACCAATTTTTGACGGACATCAGCGGAAAATGCAATATGATAAACTGTCAATTTCACAGCGGACTATTAATGTATATAAAGAGTTTTTTCAAAGTCAGCATACCCAGCAGCTTAACCTGCTCAGACAGCAGATTGCTGATCAGAATGGGTTATATAAACAGGTTTCTGAACAGATAAAATTTACTAAAAGCCTGATCCAGGTTGACAGCAGATTATTACAGACCGGAGATATCAGGATCGCTGATTTTGTCATTGCAATTAACAATTATCTGGCAGCGCAAAACCTGAAAAGACAGACTAATATTACCCGGTTAAAACTGTTTAATCAGCTGAATTACTGGAACAGATAA
- a CDS encoding efflux RND transporter periplasmic adaptor subunit, translated as MKKLKVNALFLLLFSGILVSCQQSSKTAAEDTPVPETPVQVTTISKATLSEDVVLNASSAYQEKSFVKANTNGYLQSSTLQAGAAVSSNQVLFKLITKEARAIGNSINQLDPGFKFSGISTIRAEKSGYVILVNHQKGDYVQDGEALATIINQSSLVFLLDLPYEMRSVLLQNKALELTLPDGEKLKGTITSSLPAVDSLAQTQRIIIKVNATHPIPENLIAKVKVVKSAADNVQVLPKSAVLTNETEDEFWVMKLINDSTAVKTIVKKGMEDGKSIQILSPVFGAKDRLITIGNYGLADTAKVKIMH; from the coding sequence ATGAAAAAGCTAAAAGTTAACGCCTTATTTCTCCTTCTATTTAGTGGAATACTCGTTTCTTGTCAGCAGTCTTCTAAAACTGCGGCAGAAGATACTCCCGTTCCGGAAACTCCGGTACAGGTTACTACAATAAGTAAGGCGACGCTGAGTGAAGATGTCGTTTTAAATGCTTCTTCTGCTTATCAGGAAAAGAGTTTTGTCAAAGCAAATACAAATGGCTATTTGCAAAGTTCAACATTACAAGCAGGTGCGGCGGTTAGCAGTAACCAGGTTTTATTTAAACTCATCACTAAAGAGGCCAGGGCAATTGGCAATTCGATTAATCAACTCGACCCTGGGTTTAAATTCTCAGGAATCTCAACTATCCGTGCAGAAAAAAGCGGCTATGTTATCCTGGTGAACCATCAAAAAGGTGATTATGTACAGGATGGTGAAGCGCTGGCGACAATTATCAATCAGTCGAGCCTGGTGTTTTTACTGGATCTGCCTTATGAAATGAGGAGTGTCCTGTTGCAAAATAAAGCTTTGGAATTGACACTTCCTGATGGAGAGAAATTAAAAGGAACGATTACTTCCTCTTTGCCTGCTGTTGACTCTTTAGCGCAGACGCAGCGAATAATCATTAAGGTAAACGCTACGCACCCGATTCCTGAAAACCTGATTGCAAAGGTGAAAGTGGTTAAATCGGCAGCAGACAATGTGCAAGTGCTGCCCAAATCGGCTGTGCTTACCAATGAAACCGAAGATGAGTTTTGGGTCATGAAACTGATCAATGATTCTACGGCAGTTAAAACGATCGTGAAAAAAGGAATGGAAGATGGAAAGTCGATTCAGATTTTGTCCCCGGTTTTTGGAGCGAAAGATCGTTTAATCACTATAGGGAATTACGGATTGGCGGATACGGCAAAAGTTAAAATCATGCATTAA
- a CDS encoding phosphatase PAP2 family protein, with protein MKFFSFIFAVCLPGMVFAQQVDTLSKDSIQHTPKQSVMKTRGLNPPQIKSFIVPAVLISYGLVSLGNNAIRRLDYSTRAELQEDHPTFALHADNFLQFAPGAAFYALNLAGVKSKHGIVDGTAIYVLAEAIMSGSTFSVKHMVGRVRPDGADNYSFPSGHTANAFAAAEFLNQEYRDVSPWIGYAGYTVATATGVLRMYNNKHWVSDVVAGAGFGIASTKLAYLIYPHLKKLVMGKQAMKYSLVPMYQQKAAGLSFNGTF; from the coding sequence ATGAAGTTTTTCAGTTTTATCTTCGCGGTATGTTTACCCGGAATGGTGTTTGCCCAGCAGGTGGATACCCTCAGTAAAGATTCAATTCAACACACGCCAAAACAATCGGTGATGAAAACGCGCGGATTGAATCCTCCTCAAATTAAATCCTTTATAGTCCCGGCAGTACTGATCAGTTATGGCCTGGTATCTTTAGGGAATAATGCCATCAGAAGACTGGATTACAGTACCAGGGCAGAGTTGCAGGAAGACCATCCTACTTTTGCCTTGCATGCGGATAACTTTCTTCAGTTTGCTCCGGGAGCTGCTTTTTACGCGCTGAATCTTGCAGGCGTGAAGAGTAAACATGGAATTGTTGATGGTACGGCAATTTATGTACTGGCCGAAGCGATCATGAGCGGCTCAACTTTCAGTGTAAAGCATATGGTTGGCCGTGTGCGTCCGGATGGGGCAGATAACTACTCTTTTCCTTCAGGGCATACCGCAAACGCTTTTGCAGCAGCCGAATTTCTGAACCAGGAATACAGAGATGTCTCCCCATGGATCGGCTATGCGGGTTATACCGTAGCTACGGCAACCGGTGTTTTAAGAATGTATAACAATAAACATTGGGTAAGCGATGTGGTTGCCGGAGCCGGATTTGGTATTGCTTCTACTAAGCTGGCTTATTTAATTTACCCACACCTTAAAAAACTGGTGATGGGTAAACAGGCTATGAAATATTCTTTAGTACCGATGTATCAGCAAAAGGCAGCAGGACTTTCATTCAATGGCACATTTTAA
- a CDS encoding sterol desaturase family protein, with product MNTISSMLNDHGTLIQIILYLVVIVSIWLAEFRVALHSLKEKWQHTSVNLMFILTALPVQLAMTVLVIFVSGWATLHHWGILYLLPHSQSAWIKYVAGFFLMDFFEYVYHVIMHKAGPLWNFHLVHHTDIEMDVSTTVREHPGETFVRVCFQVIWVFLAGASIGLLLLRQTVQTFANLIAHTYLQLPAKTEKICGLLFITPNLHHVHHHFELPYTDCNYGDVLSIWDRLFGTYKEMKASEIKFGLDVYHGHSPANFLQLIKFPFFRKNKPK from the coding sequence ATGAACACGATATCATCCATGCTAAATGATCATGGAACACTTATACAAATCATTTTATATCTTGTAGTTATCGTTTCTATATGGCTTGCAGAATTCAGAGTTGCCTTGCATTCTCTTAAAGAAAAATGGCAGCATACTTCGGTTAACCTGATGTTTATCCTGACTGCCCTTCCAGTTCAGCTGGCCATGACCGTTCTTGTAATCTTCGTTTCAGGCTGGGCCACCCTTCATCATTGGGGTATTTTATACCTGTTACCGCATAGTCAAAGCGCATGGATAAAATATGTTGCCGGCTTCTTTTTAATGGACTTTTTCGAATATGTGTATCATGTGATCATGCATAAGGCTGGCCCACTCTGGAATTTCCACCTGGTTCACCATACCGACATAGAAATGGATGTTTCAACGACAGTAAGAGAGCATCCCGGAGAAACTTTTGTCAGGGTATGTTTCCAGGTAATCTGGGTATTTCTGGCCGGAGCTTCTATAGGTTTGCTTTTACTGAGACAAACCGTGCAGACGTTTGCAAATTTAATTGCACATACCTATTTGCAGCTACCCGCTAAAACAGAAAAGATATGTGGCTTGCTATTTATTACACCTAACCTTCACCATGTACATCATCACTTTGAATTGCCTTATACAGATTGCAATTATGGTGATGTATTGAGTATCTGGGACAGGTTATTTGGTACTTATAAAGAAATGAAGGCCAGTGAAATAAAATTCGGACTGGATGTATATCATGGGCATTCTCCGGCTAACTTTCTTCAATTGATTAAATTTCCATTTTTCAGGAAAAATAAACCAAAATAA